Part of the Cenarchaeum symbiont of Oopsacas minuta genome is shown below.
GTTTTTAGCTCGCTCATCTTTAAATCATAATTGAGTGGACGTTTTGGTTTCTTCCATACTTTTCTTGGTAGTCTTGGATCTCCCATGGTGACCTACTCTTTCTTCTCCTCTGCTGGAGTAGCACTTGCAGCTGCTGGGGCATCTGTATTGGTCTCTGCTGCACTTGAACTTTCAGAAGGTGGTGCACCAGCTCCGCCTTTGGTAGGCATTATCTTTCCACCTTTTGCCACTCCAACAGCTCCGCCTTTTCTACCTGTAGTACGAGTTCTTTGTCCTCGTACCTTTAATCCAAACATATGCCTATATCCGCGCCAGCTTCCAGAGAGACGCTCTCGTTCGACATCATTTCTTATGGTAAACTCTATATCTGAAGTAAGTAAATGCATGTCCTTACCTGTCTCTGTATCTTTTCTTCTGTTAAGAAACCATATGGGGAACTCGGATCCAGCTGGATCATTTAAGATCTTTTCAATACTAGTAACATTTGCATCTGTCAGATAGCCGATATTCGAGTCTGGGTTTAATTGTAATTTTGTAAGAATGGCAGATGCAAAGCTGTACCCGATACCACGAATACGAGTCAGACCTGTCAAAACCTTGTGTTCTCCAGGTATGTCATTTCCGACGATTCGTACAATATGTCTATATTCTTGAACACTCAAGCATAGTTTGTGTTTTTACGCTAGGATAAAAACCAATCTTGGTTTTGAGTG
Proteins encoded:
- a CDS encoding ribosomal protein S13 — its product is MSVQEYRHIVRIVGNDIPGEHKVLTGLTRIRGIGYSFASAILTKLQLNPDSNIGYLTDANVTSIEKILNDPAGSEFPIWFLNRRKDTETGKDMHLLTSDIEFTIRNDVERERLSGSWRGYRHMFGLKVRGQRTRTTGRKGGAVGVAKGGKIMPTKGGAGAPPSESSSAAETNTDAPAAASATPAEEKKE